A portion of the Apus apus isolate bApuApu2 chromosome 3, bApuApu2.pri.cur, whole genome shotgun sequence genome contains these proteins:
- the LOC127382482 gene encoding sulfotransferase 6B1-like isoform X1, protein MTKGLQLELRNSFRKTFSTACERKRRMEKPRKKFTGFIDDAVAAANKMDRDELLFSYKGILYPVTLCSPEVFRAMESLEARSDDIILAAYPKSGTNWLAQILNDLVAIFEKKTQNKESSGNDEELEEFPYLEIGDTGKYERMNKLPSRRIMITHLLPENLPRSVFKNKAKILLLIRNPKDLVTSFYHFTNGIATLPSYETWDDFFVAFMTKKMPWGCYFEYLSKWNKYAADENVMPMTYEELKENPVLGVKSIAAFFGISLTEEELQTVVERSSFQSMKKNSEKTHGAYANVFFRKGAISDWKNLFSEDQNEKMDKAFEEHIRGTKLGTMLKYDVYCKA, encoded by the exons ATGACTAAAGGTCTTCAGCTGGAGTTGCGTAATTCTTTCAGAAAGA CTTTTTCTACTGCGtgtgagagaaagagaagaatggAGAAGCCCAGGAAAAAATTTACTGGTTTTATAGATGATGCAGTGGCGGCTGCTAACAAAATGGATCGTGATGAACTGCTTTTTTCCTACAAGGGGATTCTCTACCCTGTTACTTTGTGCAGTCCTGAAGTATTCAGAGCCATGGAGTCCCTTGAAGCCAGAAGTGATGATATAATTTTGGCAGCATACCCTAAATCTG GTACAAACTGGCTAGCTCAAATCTTAAATGATCTGGTAGccatatttgaaaagaaaacacagaataaagaaaGCAGTGGGAATGATGAAGAGCTAGAAGAATTTCCCTATCTTGAAATTGGAGATACTGGAAAATATGAG CGAATGAATAAATTACCTTCTCGAAGAATTATGATTACTCATCTCCTTCCGGAAAATCTCCCCAGGTCTGTCTTCAAAAATAAAGCCAAG atattGCTGCTGATTCGCAATCCAAAAGATTTAGTTACATCTTTTTACCATTTTACCAATGGCATAGCTACGCTTCCCTCCTATGAGACCTGGGATGATTTCTTTGTAGCTTTCATGACAAAGAAAA tgcCCTGGGGATGCTACTTTGAATACCTTTCCAAATGGAACAAATATGCTGCTGATGAAAATGTTATGCCAATGACTTATGAAGAGCTAAAAGAG AATCCAGTCCTGGGTGTGAAAAGcattgctgctttctttggGATTTCCCTGACTGAGGAAGAGCTTCAGACTGTGGTAGAGAGAAGCAGCTTCCAGTCCATGAAGAAGAACTCAGAGAAGACCCATGGGGCATATGCTAATGTTTTCTTTCGCAAAG GTGCTATAAGTGACTGGAAGAATCTTTTCAGTGAAGATCAGAATGAGAAAATGGACAAAGCATTTGAAGAACATATAAGAGGAACTAAACTGGGAACAATGTTAAAGTACGACGTGTACTGTAAAGCCTGA
- the LOC127382482 gene encoding sulfotransferase 6B1-like isoform X2 → MQLHDTKDKVNVAAFSTACERKRRMEKPRKKFTGFIDDAVAAANKMDRDELLFSYKGILYPVTLCSPEVFRAMESLEARSDDIILAAYPKSGTNWLAQILNDLVAIFEKKTQNKESSGNDEELEEFPYLEIGDTGKYERMNKLPSRRIMITHLLPENLPRSVFKNKAKILLLIRNPKDLVTSFYHFTNGIATLPSYETWDDFFVAFMTKKMPWGCYFEYLSKWNKYAADENVMPMTYEELKENPVLGVKSIAAFFGISLTEEELQTVVERSSFQSMKKNSEKTHGAYANVFFRKGAISDWKNLFSEDQNEKMDKAFEEHIRGTKLGTMLKYDVYCKA, encoded by the exons CTTTTTCTACTGCGtgtgagagaaagagaagaatggAGAAGCCCAGGAAAAAATTTACTGGTTTTATAGATGATGCAGTGGCGGCTGCTAACAAAATGGATCGTGATGAACTGCTTTTTTCCTACAAGGGGATTCTCTACCCTGTTACTTTGTGCAGTCCTGAAGTATTCAGAGCCATGGAGTCCCTTGAAGCCAGAAGTGATGATATAATTTTGGCAGCATACCCTAAATCTG GTACAAACTGGCTAGCTCAAATCTTAAATGATCTGGTAGccatatttgaaaagaaaacacagaataaagaaaGCAGTGGGAATGATGAAGAGCTAGAAGAATTTCCCTATCTTGAAATTGGAGATACTGGAAAATATGAG CGAATGAATAAATTACCTTCTCGAAGAATTATGATTACTCATCTCCTTCCGGAAAATCTCCCCAGGTCTGTCTTCAAAAATAAAGCCAAG atattGCTGCTGATTCGCAATCCAAAAGATTTAGTTACATCTTTTTACCATTTTACCAATGGCATAGCTACGCTTCCCTCCTATGAGACCTGGGATGATTTCTTTGTAGCTTTCATGACAAAGAAAA tgcCCTGGGGATGCTACTTTGAATACCTTTCCAAATGGAACAAATATGCTGCTGATGAAAATGTTATGCCAATGACTTATGAAGAGCTAAAAGAG AATCCAGTCCTGGGTGTGAAAAGcattgctgctttctttggGATTTCCCTGACTGAGGAAGAGCTTCAGACTGTGGTAGAGAGAAGCAGCTTCCAGTCCATGAAGAAGAACTCAGAGAAGACCCATGGGGCATATGCTAATGTTTTCTTTCGCAAAG GTGCTATAAGTGACTGGAAGAATCTTTTCAGTGAAGATCAGAATGAGAAAATGGACAAAGCATTTGAAGAACATATAAGAGGAACTAAACTGGGAACAATGTTAAAGTACGACGTGTACTGTAAAGCCTGA